The following coding sequences lie in one Myxococcus xanthus genomic window:
- a CDS encoding DUF6986 family protein encodes MKTTLTEASLSGVREALRQANAGFERAYPGDSTQRQPVHVVYGGAHLFRAETARKLGGIALNTLKTYAPDAPVLAHGLGLPQRGRFAQRVYARVVAKLEREPVEDLRIDFEDGYGHRSDAEEDGHAVSAAEEMARGLAQELLPPFIGIRVKSFTEELFDRATRTLDLFLTTLLERSGGKLPPGFVVTLPKVTLPEQVAALARVLEVLETRHGLPVGTVGIELMVETPQALFDPQGRLHLPTLVAASAGRCTSVHLGVYDYTAALGVSAHAQTMRHPACDFLRDLVQVSLAGTGIRLADGATNVMPVPPHRVKQDEPLLPTERRENMEAVHRVWQVSYRHIRHSLERGWYQGWDLHPGQLPVRYAAVYAFFLEGLDAASRRLNAFMEKAAQATLVGDVFDDAATGQGLLNFFLRGLSCGALTQDEVLAAGLTLEELRSRSFRDIVASRRARATSG; translated from the coding sequence GTGAAGACGACGCTGACAGAAGCGAGCCTCTCGGGTGTGCGGGAGGCCCTGCGGCAAGCCAACGCGGGGTTCGAGCGCGCCTACCCGGGGGACTCGACCCAACGGCAGCCGGTGCACGTGGTGTACGGCGGCGCGCACCTCTTCCGGGCGGAGACGGCCCGGAAGCTGGGCGGCATCGCGCTGAACACGCTCAAGACGTACGCACCGGATGCGCCCGTGCTGGCCCACGGGCTGGGACTGCCCCAGCGCGGCCGCTTCGCCCAGCGCGTCTACGCGCGCGTGGTGGCCAAGCTGGAGCGCGAGCCGGTGGAGGACCTGCGCATCGACTTCGAGGATGGCTACGGGCACCGCTCCGACGCGGAGGAGGACGGGCACGCCGTGTCCGCCGCGGAGGAGATGGCGCGCGGGCTGGCCCAGGAACTGCTGCCGCCCTTCATCGGCATCCGGGTGAAGTCCTTCACCGAGGAGCTGTTCGACCGCGCCACGCGCACGTTGGATTTGTTCCTCACCACGCTGCTGGAGCGCTCGGGTGGGAAGCTGCCGCCCGGCTTCGTCGTCACGCTGCCCAAGGTGACGCTGCCGGAGCAGGTGGCGGCGCTCGCTCGCGTCCTGGAGGTGCTGGAGACGCGGCACGGGCTGCCGGTGGGCACGGTGGGCATCGAGCTGATGGTGGAGACACCCCAGGCGCTCTTCGACCCGCAGGGCCGGCTGCACCTGCCCACGCTGGTGGCCGCGAGCGCGGGCCGCTGCACCAGCGTCCACCTGGGCGTGTACGACTACACCGCCGCGCTGGGCGTCAGCGCGCATGCGCAAACGATGCGGCACCCGGCCTGCGACTTCCTTCGGGATTTGGTGCAGGTGTCGCTGGCGGGCACGGGCATCCGGCTGGCGGATGGCGCCACCAACGTCATGCCGGTGCCACCGCACCGGGTGAAGCAGGACGAGCCGCTGCTGCCCACCGAGCGCCGGGAGAACATGGAGGCGGTTCACCGGGTCTGGCAGGTGTCGTACCGGCACATCCGGCACTCGTTGGAGCGGGGCTGGTACCAGGGATGGGACTTGCACCCGGGCCAGCTCCCCGTGCGCTACGCGGCGGTGTATGCGTTCTTTCTGGAGGGCCTGGACGCGGCCTCGCGCAGGCTCAATGCCTTCATGGAGAAGGCCGCGCAGGCCACGCTGGTGGGAGACGTCTTCGACGACGCGGCCACCGGGCAGGGCCTGCTCAACTTCTTCCTGCGGGGCCTGAGCTGCGGCGCGCTCACCCAGGACGAGGTGCTGGCCGCGGGCCTCACGCTGGAGGAGCTGCGCAGCCGCTCCTTCCGCGACATCGTCGCGTCACGCCGCGCCCGGGCCACTTCCGGCTAG
- a CDS encoding M1 family metallopeptidase: protein MAHPTEDKNFRLPTSIRPRRYAATLTLDLDAKSFSGQQTIDLDVAAPSNEIILHGIALALSDVTFRAGGQQRKPASIQPAQASETVVLRFDEALPTGAASLDVAWTGRFTEGLRGLYQAGKVAATQFEAADARRLFPCFDEPAFKARWALTVRVPTGLTVLGNGPVVKDTQEGNLRAVTFQETEVLSSYLIALVVGPLVGTDAQDVQGVPVRTWALPEKAHLTRFGQDVALAVLPRLQDYFGLPYAFTKLDQVGIPDFEAGAMENAGLITYREVALLLDPATAPLSVKKRVAEVVTHELAHQWFGNWVTMVWWDDLWLNEAFATWMAFKIVDQWRPEWRMWLDFDAHRASALHLDALKSTHPIHGEVRNAGEAGESFDAITYEKGGAVLRMIEGFLGEGPFREGIRQYMRKHARANAVKEDLWNALGDAAKQPVEELATAWVGQSGFPLVTATLDGRGLSLSQRRYYSEPGVQSAEVWPVPVVLRYEDSTGVREQRVLLRDAQATVKLEGEGAVKWLTANAGSTGFYRVAYDKPGLEKLATNLKSLAPSERTALLADQWALVRAGQASVADLLDLAGRFGDEEDDSVLDELVGRLAYIEGRLADGEDQVRFRAWVEKLLGPGLKKLGWQSAPNEADRVKLRRASLVRAVGGLARSQDALAEARPRVERMLQGQRDALEPNLLDAAVGMVARAGDAALFDTFLQKIPSEPDPATQRRYLMALTAFEAPELTARARGLLYTDTVKTQDVASFVAGLLGNRVGRDAWWAQMRTQWKDVVARTGGAPMLLRRIVEAMGMLRTREHLEQMQALLKAQPIPEAQQATAQTLERLSQDVALRERCMPEVSAWLKRQP, encoded by the coding sequence ATGGCGCATCCGACCGAAGACAAGAACTTCCGCCTGCCGACCTCCATCCGTCCCCGCCGCTACGCGGCCACGCTGACCCTGGACCTGGACGCGAAGTCCTTCTCCGGCCAGCAGACCATCGACCTGGACGTGGCGGCGCCGTCGAACGAAATCATCCTGCACGGCATCGCCCTGGCGCTGAGCGACGTGACGTTCCGCGCCGGTGGCCAGCAGCGCAAGCCGGCCTCCATCCAGCCCGCGCAGGCGAGCGAGACGGTGGTGCTCCGCTTCGATGAAGCGCTGCCCACGGGCGCCGCGTCGCTGGACGTCGCGTGGACGGGGCGCTTCACGGAAGGGCTGCGCGGCCTGTACCAGGCGGGCAAGGTGGCGGCCACCCAGTTCGAGGCCGCCGACGCGCGCCGACTCTTCCCCTGCTTCGACGAGCCCGCCTTCAAGGCGCGCTGGGCCCTCACCGTCCGCGTCCCGACGGGGCTCACCGTGCTGGGCAACGGCCCGGTGGTGAAGGACACGCAGGAGGGCAACCTGCGCGCGGTGACGTTCCAGGAGACGGAGGTGCTCAGCAGCTACCTCATCGCCCTGGTGGTGGGCCCGCTGGTGGGCACGGACGCGCAGGACGTGCAGGGCGTGCCGGTGCGGACCTGGGCGCTGCCGGAGAAGGCGCACCTGACGCGCTTCGGCCAGGACGTGGCGCTGGCGGTGCTGCCCAGGCTCCAGGACTACTTCGGGCTGCCGTATGCCTTCACCAAGCTGGACCAGGTGGGCATCCCCGACTTCGAGGCCGGCGCCATGGAGAACGCCGGCCTGATTACCTACCGCGAGGTGGCGCTGCTGCTGGACCCGGCCACCGCGCCGCTGTCGGTGAAGAAGCGCGTGGCGGAGGTGGTGACGCACGAACTGGCGCACCAGTGGTTCGGCAACTGGGTCACCATGGTGTGGTGGGACGACCTGTGGCTCAACGAGGCGTTCGCCACGTGGATGGCCTTCAAGATTGTGGACCAGTGGCGCCCCGAGTGGCGCATGTGGCTGGACTTCGACGCGCACCGCGCCAGCGCGCTGCATCTGGACGCGCTCAAGTCCACGCACCCCATCCACGGCGAGGTGCGCAACGCGGGCGAGGCCGGTGAGAGCTTCGACGCGATTACGTACGAGAAGGGCGGCGCGGTGCTGCGGATGATTGAGGGCTTCCTCGGGGAAGGCCCCTTCCGCGAGGGCATCCGCCAGTACATGCGCAAGCACGCGCGCGCCAACGCAGTGAAGGAAGACTTGTGGAACGCGCTGGGCGACGCCGCGAAGCAGCCGGTGGAGGAGCTGGCCACCGCGTGGGTGGGCCAGAGCGGCTTCCCGTTGGTGACGGCGACGCTGGACGGGCGCGGGCTGTCGCTGTCGCAGCGGCGCTACTACAGCGAGCCCGGTGTGCAGAGCGCTGAGGTGTGGCCGGTGCCGGTGGTGCTGCGCTACGAGGACAGCACCGGCGTGCGCGAGCAGCGCGTGCTGCTGCGGGACGCCCAGGCCACGGTGAAGCTGGAGGGCGAAGGCGCGGTGAAGTGGCTGACGGCCAACGCGGGCTCCACCGGCTTCTACCGGGTCGCCTACGACAAGCCGGGCCTGGAGAAGCTGGCGACGAACCTGAAGTCGCTGGCCCCCTCCGAGCGCACCGCCCTGCTGGCGGACCAGTGGGCGCTGGTGCGCGCGGGCCAGGCGTCGGTGGCGGACCTGCTGGACCTTGCGGGCCGCTTCGGTGACGAGGAGGACGACTCCGTCCTGGACGAGCTGGTGGGCCGGCTGGCCTACATCGAAGGCCGGCTGGCGGACGGCGAGGACCAGGTCCGCTTCCGCGCGTGGGTGGAGAAGCTGCTGGGGCCAGGGCTGAAGAAGCTGGGCTGGCAGTCCGCGCCGAACGAGGCGGACCGGGTGAAGCTGCGGCGCGCGTCGCTGGTGCGCGCGGTGGGTGGCCTGGCGCGCAGCCAGGACGCGCTCGCCGAGGCCCGGCCCCGCGTGGAGCGCATGCTCCAGGGACAGCGAGACGCGCTGGAGCCCAACCTGCTGGACGCCGCGGTGGGCATGGTGGCGCGCGCGGGCGACGCGGCGCTCTTCGACACCTTCCTCCAGAAGATTCCGTCCGAGCCCGACCCTGCCACGCAGCGCCGCTACCTCATGGCGCTCACCGCCTTCGAGGCCCCCGAACTCACCGCGCGCGCGCGCGGGCTGCTCTACACGGACACGGTGAAGACGCAGGACGTGGCCAGCTTCGTGGCGGGGCTGCTGGGCAACCGCGTCGGCCGCGACGCGTGGTGGGCGCAGATGCGCACGCAATGGAAGGACGTGGTGGCCCGCACCGGCGGCGCCCCCATGCTGCTGCGCCGCATCGTCGAGGCCATGGGCATGCTGCGCACGCGCGAGCACCTGGAGCAGATGCAGGCCCTGCTCAAGGCCCAGCCCATCCCCGAGGCGCAGCAGGCCACGGCGCAGACACTGGAGCGGCTGTCCCAGGATGTGGCGCTGCGTGAGCGCTGCATGCCCGAGGTCTCCGCGTGGCTGAAGCGCCAGCCGTGA
- a CDS encoding Wss1p-related putative metallopeptidase, whose protein sequence is MTFAYYDNLTPAQQRVYRMSDSVSALRLREPRTLEPLVAALREALATGRQPETEHATARLSDALCERLDLFAPRVEVLEVRPSSTTGELHGMYTLERGRRPRIQLWMRTAKHARVVAFRTYLRTLLHELCHHLDFLLLELPASFHTEGFFQRESSLFHQLVPRPARPRRSGARKGVTADTPDISPGRRRRGG, encoded by the coding sequence GTGACCTTCGCCTACTACGACAACCTCACGCCCGCCCAGCAGCGCGTCTACCGGATGAGTGATTCGGTGAGCGCGCTCCGGCTCCGCGAGCCGCGGACACTGGAGCCCCTGGTGGCCGCGCTGCGCGAAGCCCTGGCCACGGGCCGGCAACCGGAAACCGAGCACGCCACCGCCCGGCTGAGCGACGCCCTTTGCGAGCGGCTGGACCTGTTCGCGCCGCGGGTGGAGGTACTGGAGGTCCGCCCCTCCTCCACCACCGGCGAGCTGCACGGCATGTACACCCTGGAGCGGGGCCGTCGCCCTCGCATCCAACTGTGGATGCGGACCGCGAAGCACGCGCGAGTGGTGGCCTTCCGCACCTACTTGCGCACCCTGTTGCACGAGCTGTGTCACCACCTGGACTTTCTTCTGCTGGAGCTGCCCGCGTCCTTCCACACGGAAGGCTTCTTCCAGCGGGAATCCAGCCTCTTCCACCAGTTGGTGCCCCGCCCGGCCCGGCCCCGGCGTTCCGGGGCCAGGAAGGGTGTGACTGCGGACACCCCTGACATAAGTCCAGGCAGGCGGCGGCGCGGAGGCTAG
- a CDS encoding bifunctional lysylphosphatidylglycerol flippase/synthetase MprF has product MLVVGEDLALITPAHASRVRERGAGPDRRCSRLRSTGWGAYLLPHVDGRSPEQPPAGPEPRERVLALLRRYGWNATSFQVLQPGFQYWFDPAGDACVAYVDTGGAWVAAGAPIAAPERLASVAEGFRVAARAVDRRVCFFATEPRFVELAPMASLPIGEQPVWDPVHWDDVVRGSRSLREQLRRARARGVKVREVPVTELGDPLHPTRRAVELLKARWLASRRMAPMGFLVQLRPHAFASERYAFVAEVEGEVVGFLSVSPVYAREGWFLQDLLRDPKAPNGTAEALVDAAMREAAATGRCYVTLGLAPLAGPVRPWLRLARACGRPLFDFEGLRTFKGKFRPDAWVPIHLSYPEPRGGLAAVYDALRAFAQGGLLRFGIATLLRRPRLLVHALAVLLVPWTALLALPSTARWFPSVQVQWAWVVFDVGLTVGLFSLVRRWRDALATVLGGLTAADACLTFVQAVAYNVPLARSPLDGALIALAVLAPATASGLLFSSRDLRLPGR; this is encoded by the coding sequence GTGCTTGTGGTCGGCGAAGACCTTGCTCTCATCACGCCTGCTCATGCGAGCCGTGTGAGGGAGCGCGGCGCAGGTCCGGACAGACGGTGTTCTCGTTTGCGGTCCACAGGGTGGGGCGCATACCTTCTGCCTCACGTGGATGGACGTTCCCCAGAGCAGCCCCCGGCCGGCCCGGAGCCACGCGAGCGGGTGCTGGCGTTGCTGCGCCGGTATGGTTGGAACGCCACCTCGTTCCAGGTGCTCCAGCCCGGCTTCCAGTACTGGTTCGACCCGGCGGGCGATGCGTGCGTGGCGTACGTGGACACGGGCGGTGCCTGGGTTGCGGCCGGGGCGCCCATTGCCGCGCCGGAGCGGCTGGCTTCGGTGGCGGAGGGCTTCCGAGTGGCCGCGCGAGCAGTGGACCGGCGCGTGTGCTTCTTCGCCACCGAGCCGCGCTTCGTGGAGCTGGCCCCCATGGCGTCGCTGCCCATCGGCGAGCAGCCCGTCTGGGACCCGGTCCACTGGGACGACGTGGTGCGGGGCAGTCGCAGCCTGCGCGAGCAGCTGCGCCGTGCCCGCGCGCGAGGCGTGAAGGTCCGCGAGGTGCCCGTCACGGAGCTGGGGGACCCGTTGCATCCCACGCGGCGAGCGGTGGAGCTGCTGAAGGCACGCTGGCTGGCGTCCCGTCGCATGGCGCCCATGGGCTTCCTGGTCCAGCTTCGTCCTCATGCCTTCGCGAGCGAGCGGTACGCCTTCGTCGCGGAGGTGGAGGGCGAGGTGGTGGGCTTCCTGTCGGTGTCGCCCGTGTATGCCCGCGAAGGCTGGTTCCTCCAGGACCTGCTCCGGGACCCGAAGGCGCCCAATGGCACCGCGGAGGCGCTGGTGGACGCGGCCATGCGCGAGGCGGCCGCCACCGGGCGGTGCTACGTGACGCTGGGACTGGCGCCGCTCGCGGGGCCGGTGCGGCCATGGCTGCGACTGGCGCGGGCGTGCGGCCGGCCGCTCTTCGATTTCGAGGGGCTGCGCACCTTCAAGGGGAAGTTCCGCCCCGACGCCTGGGTGCCCATCCATCTGTCCTATCCCGAGCCGCGGGGCGGGCTGGCGGCGGTGTACGACGCGCTGCGGGCCTTCGCGCAGGGCGGCCTGTTGCGCTTCGGCATCGCCACGCTGCTTCGGCGCCCGCGCCTGCTGGTGCACGCGCTCGCCGTGCTCCTCGTTCCATGGACCGCGCTGCTGGCGCTGCCCTCCACTGCGCGCTGGTTCCCGTCCGTTCAGGTGCAGTGGGCGTGGGTGGTGTTCGACGTGGGCCTGACGGTGGGACTCTTCTCGTTGGTGCGGCGTTGGCGGGACGCCCTGGCCACGGTGCTGGGCGGGCTGACGGCGGCGGACGCGTGTCTGACGTTCGTCCAGGCCGTCGCCTACAACGTGCCGCTTGCCCGGAGCCCGCTGGACGGGGCCCTCATCGCCCTGGCCGTGCTCGCGCCAGCGACGGCGTCCGGGTTGCTCTTCAGCTCCCGCGACCTGCGCCTGCCTGGGCGCTAG
- a CDS encoding c-type cytochrome, with the protein MCHPDASNTHPETYPKYQVQLGRVALLRDMINWCIENPARGRPLADGDPRMRAMEAYIYAKRKGVKLDSGKK; encoded by the coding sequence ATGTGCCACCCAGACGCGTCCAACACGCATCCGGAGACGTATCCGAAGTACCAGGTGCAGTTGGGCCGCGTGGCGCTGCTGCGCGACATGATCAACTGGTGCATCGAGAACCCGGCGCGCGGCAGGCCGCTGGCGGATGGTGACCCGCGGATGCGCGCCATGGAGGCGTACATCTACGCCAAGCGCAAGGGCGTGAAGCTGGACTCCGGGAAGAAGTAG
- a CDS encoding acyltransferase family protein has product MTTAGRIPLFENVRGILITLVVMGHALEPLLGREPLAKALYSGLYLFHIPAFAFLSGHLSRADSGPRALSAIAWGQLAPLAVFQVLYVAFDAWVLGRGWSSHWLVQPYWLLWFLLSLGCWRLMLPLLLRLPKPLMWAVALALVAGLLPWVGYLFGLSRTFVFLPCFVAGHLTRREWLLAPRNTRGWRLVLAASLAVGLGACVGAVAMGALPAPAPQWLYGSSGYAVLGATALTGMAARAALFCGALALTWALFTLSPRQESTLTRLGGRSLAPFLLHGFVVRAAEHVGAYAFLQGPVGVALALGAGALLTVLLGQPSVVQATRPLWEPRRLFQRKRDAVPDLGR; this is encoded by the coding sequence GTGACGACCGCTGGCCGCATCCCGCTGTTCGAGAACGTGCGAGGCATCCTCATCACCCTGGTGGTGATGGGGCATGCGCTCGAGCCCCTGCTCGGCCGGGAGCCGCTCGCGAAGGCGCTCTACTCCGGCCTGTACCTGTTCCACATCCCCGCCTTCGCGTTCCTCTCCGGGCACCTGTCCCGCGCGGACAGCGGGCCCCGCGCACTGAGCGCCATCGCCTGGGGGCAGCTCGCGCCGCTGGCTGTGTTCCAAGTGCTGTACGTCGCTTTCGACGCGTGGGTGCTCGGCCGGGGCTGGAGTTCCCACTGGCTGGTGCAGCCGTACTGGCTGCTGTGGTTCCTGCTGAGCCTCGGGTGCTGGCGGCTGATGCTGCCCCTGCTCCTCCGCCTGCCCAAGCCGCTGATGTGGGCCGTGGCGCTGGCGCTCGTCGCGGGCCTGCTGCCCTGGGTGGGCTACCTGTTCGGCCTGTCGCGGACGTTCGTGTTCCTGCCTTGCTTCGTCGCCGGTCACCTGACGCGAAGGGAGTGGCTGCTGGCCCCTCGAAACACCCGGGGCTGGCGCCTCGTGCTCGCGGCGTCCCTGGCCGTGGGCCTGGGCGCATGCGTCGGGGCGGTGGCCATGGGAGCACTGCCCGCGCCCGCGCCGCAGTGGCTCTACGGGAGCAGCGGCTACGCGGTGCTCGGTGCCACAGCACTCACGGGCATGGCGGCGCGCGCGGCCCTCTTCTGCGGTGCACTGGCGCTGACATGGGCACTCTTCACGCTCAGCCCGCGTCAGGAAAGCACGCTCACGCGGCTGGGCGGACGGAGCCTGGCGCCCTTCCTCCTGCACGGCTTCGTCGTGCGAGCCGCCGAGCACGTGGGCGCGTACGCGTTCCTCCAGGGGCCCGTGGGCGTCGCCCTCGCGCTGGGAGCGGGGGCGCTGCTCACGGTGCTGCTGGGCCAGCCTTCCGTCGTCCAGGCCACGCGCCCGCTGTGGGAGCCTCGGCGGCTCTTCCAGCGGAAGCGTGACGCCGTGCCGGACCTGGGGCGCTGA
- a CDS encoding 2OG-Fe dioxygenase family protein, translating to MSFQPPVTPTSEVPTALREHGYAVLTRDGLCELAGIDSPALDALRPSWNELPLDGFLRDGGRYRSRRHSCFIVDGDALTQVPHRAHWQPVEYNALHGGMERWFEPVQPDIVSQPVWAGLIRGIAACCSQLKGERPWYVEAHQFRIDTTDGIGRPTPEGAHRDGVDFVAVLLVGREGIKGGETRVFEADGPNGLRFTLTEPWSALLLDDARVIHESTPIQPQGDTGHRDTLVLTFRAGGFQGPE from the coding sequence ATGAGCTTCCAGCCCCCCGTCACCCCCACGTCCGAAGTCCCCACGGCCCTCCGCGAGCATGGCTACGCCGTGCTCACCCGCGACGGCCTCTGCGAGCTCGCGGGCATCGACTCGCCCGCGCTGGACGCACTGCGGCCGTCCTGGAACGAGCTGCCGCTGGATGGCTTCCTCCGGGATGGTGGCCGCTACCGCTCACGACGGCACTCCTGCTTCATCGTGGACGGCGACGCATTGACACAGGTGCCTCACCGCGCGCACTGGCAGCCGGTGGAATACAACGCGCTTCACGGCGGCATGGAGCGCTGGTTCGAGCCCGTGCAGCCCGACATCGTGTCCCAGCCGGTGTGGGCGGGGCTGATTCGAGGCATCGCCGCGTGCTGCTCCCAGCTCAAGGGCGAGCGCCCCTGGTACGTCGAGGCCCACCAGTTCCGCATCGACACCACCGACGGTATCGGCCGGCCCACCCCCGAGGGCGCGCACCGGGACGGCGTGGACTTCGTGGCGGTGCTGCTCGTGGGCCGCGAGGGCATCAAGGGCGGTGAGACGCGCGTCTTCGAAGCCGACGGCCCCAACGGCCTGCGCTTCACGCTGACGGAGCCCTGGTCCGCGCTTCTGCTGGATGATGCGCGCGTGATTCACGAGAGCACGCCCATCCAACCACAGGGAGACACCGGCCACCGGGACACGCTGGTCCTCACGTTCCGGGCCGGGGGGTTCCAGGGCCCCGAGTAG
- a CDS encoding prolyl oligopeptidase family serine peptidase, translated as MRRAYVASLLTGLLTSSVATAEAPPQDPFLWLEEVQGEKALEWVRAQNARTLAVLEKDPRFETFHAQALELLTSTDRIPSPGFRAGGVDNFWQDRGNPRGIWRHTSLDGYTRAQTPWETVLDVDALAKAEKANWIWKGSNCLPPADQRCLVSLSNGGKDAVELREFDAAAKHFVEGGFRVPEGKLSASWLDSDTLLVGRDWGGDTLTESGYPFVLKRWTRGTPLTEAQEAFRGERTDVSASPFLLRNADGALQAVLVNRAVTFFESEYYLLGDAAPVRLPFPRKSSLQAFVDGQVVFTIEEDWGRFKQGALLAYPLAALKADPAKAKPTLLFQPGARQAIESVAATRGQVLVSLYEDVKGALDVYTPGKNRWSRKRLALPKNASVAITATSSSHDRFFVKSQGFLAPTSLWLADAKAGTVKKVKSLPARFDASKLQVDQSWAKSKDGTRIPYFLVRPKARKLDGTLPTLVYGYGGFQVSKPPVYLPEEGKLWMERGGAYVVANIRGGGEFGPRWHQAALREHRQRAFDDFAAVMEDLVRRKVSSPRHLGIYGRSNGGVLTSVAMTQRPDLFNAAVIESPLIDMMRYHLLPAGASWVGEFGNPEVPGDAAFISKYSAYQNLREGVRYPAPYITTNTKDDRVHPGHARKFAARLEAMGLPYLYYENTDGGHSNDSDPMLNARRWALHHVYLSRQLMD; from the coding sequence ATGAGAAGGGCGTACGTGGCGTCGTTGCTGACCGGGCTGTTGACCTCCTCCGTGGCGACGGCCGAGGCCCCACCCCAGGACCCCTTCCTGTGGCTCGAGGAGGTCCAGGGCGAGAAGGCACTCGAATGGGTTCGCGCGCAGAACGCGCGGACGCTCGCGGTGTTGGAGAAGGACCCGCGCTTCGAGACCTTCCACGCCCAGGCGCTGGAGCTGCTCACCTCCACCGACCGCATTCCCTCGCCCGGCTTCCGGGCTGGCGGTGTGGACAACTTCTGGCAGGACCGCGGCAACCCCCGAGGCATCTGGCGGCACACCTCGCTGGACGGCTACACGCGCGCCCAGACACCGTGGGAGACGGTGCTGGACGTGGACGCGCTGGCGAAGGCCGAGAAGGCCAACTGGATTTGGAAGGGCAGCAACTGCCTGCCTCCCGCGGACCAGCGCTGCCTCGTCTCCCTGTCCAACGGAGGCAAGGACGCCGTCGAGCTGCGCGAGTTCGACGCCGCCGCGAAGCACTTCGTGGAAGGCGGTTTCCGGGTCCCGGAGGGCAAGCTGTCCGCGTCCTGGCTGGACTCGGACACGCTGCTGGTGGGGCGCGACTGGGGCGGGGACACGCTCACGGAGTCGGGCTATCCCTTCGTGCTCAAACGTTGGACGCGTGGCACGCCGCTGACGGAGGCGCAGGAAGCCTTCCGGGGTGAGCGCACCGACGTCTCCGCGTCGCCCTTCCTGTTGCGGAACGCCGACGGCGCGTTGCAGGCGGTGCTGGTCAACCGCGCGGTGACCTTCTTCGAGTCGGAGTACTACCTGCTGGGAGACGCGGCGCCCGTGCGGCTCCCGTTTCCCCGGAAGTCCTCCCTCCAGGCCTTCGTGGACGGGCAGGTCGTCTTCACGATTGAAGAGGACTGGGGCCGCTTCAAGCAGGGCGCGCTGCTGGCATACCCGTTGGCCGCGCTGAAGGCAGACCCGGCGAAGGCGAAGCCCACGCTGCTCTTCCAGCCGGGAGCGCGGCAGGCCATCGAATCGGTGGCGGCGACGCGGGGCCAGGTGCTGGTGAGCCTCTATGAGGACGTGAAGGGCGCGCTGGATGTCTACACGCCGGGGAAGAACCGTTGGAGCCGCAAGCGGCTGGCCCTGCCGAAGAACGCCTCGGTCGCCATCACCGCGACGTCGTCATCGCATGACCGCTTCTTCGTGAAGTCCCAGGGCTTCCTCGCGCCGACGTCGCTGTGGCTGGCGGATGCGAAGGCGGGCACGGTGAAGAAGGTGAAGTCGCTGCCCGCGCGCTTCGATGCCTCGAAGCTCCAGGTGGACCAGTCCTGGGCGAAGTCGAAGGACGGCACCCGGATTCCGTACTTCCTGGTGCGGCCGAAGGCGCGGAAGCTCGACGGCACGCTGCCGACGCTGGTGTATGGCTATGGCGGCTTCCAGGTGTCCAAGCCGCCCGTCTACCTGCCGGAGGAGGGCAAGTTGTGGATGGAGCGCGGAGGGGCCTACGTCGTCGCCAACATCCGGGGCGGAGGCGAGTTCGGTCCGCGCTGGCACCAGGCGGCCCTGCGGGAGCACCGCCAGCGCGCGTTCGACGACTTCGCGGCGGTGATGGAAGACCTGGTGCGGAGGAAGGTCAGCTCCCCGCGCCACCTGGGCATCTACGGCCGCTCCAACGGCGGTGTCCTCACCAGCGTGGCGATGACGCAGCGCCCGGACCTGTTCAACGCGGCCGTCATCGAAAGCCCGCTCATCGACATGATGCGCTACCACCTGCTGCCAGCGGGCGCGTCGTGGGTGGGGGAGTTCGGCAACCCGGAGGTGCCCGGGGATGCGGCGTTCATCTCGAAGTACTCCGCCTACCAGAACCTCCGCGAGGGCGTGCGCTACCCCGCGCCGTACATCACCACGAACACGAAGGATGACCGCGTGCATCCGGGTCACGCGCGCAAGTTCGCGGCGCGCCTGGAGGCCATGGGGCTGCCGTACCTGTATTACGAGAACACCGACGGCGGGCACTCCAACGACTCGGACCCGATGCTCAACGCGCGCCGGTGGGCGCTGCACCACGTCTACTTGTCGCGGCAGTTGATGGACTGA
- a CDS encoding winged helix-turn-helix transcriptional regulator produces the protein MRGLERAGLVSRTVTPTVPPCVDSALTALGEERMEPIAMLATWALRRREAVKQAHAAYDAREEPPAPREPR, from the coding sequence CTGCGAGGACTCGAGCGTGCCGGCTTGGTGTCGCGCACCGTCACGCCGACCGTGCCTCCGTGCGTGGACTCCGCGTTGACGGCGCTGGGCGAGGAACGGATGGAGCCCATCGCCATGCTGGCGACCTGGGCGCTGCGCCGCCGGGAGGCGGTGAAGCAGGCCCACGCCGCGTATGACGCTCGCGAGGAGCCTCCTGCGCCGCGCGAGCCGCGCTGA